Proteins encoded in a region of the Carassius carassius chromosome 49, fCarCar2.1, whole genome shotgun sequence genome:
- the LOC132132108 gene encoding SAM domain-containing protein SAMSN-1-like, producing the protein MLQRKPSNASDKPRNKPKRSTSFGIFDRQQPTHVKAEEKVESLPVEAAEVDPSKSGGLGKKMKNISLTMRKKMGRKYTKALSEEMGEENDAAAAEVVDGTLAKGCNHSSNSIESLFSLHSGQSTSSGVTSGSEGCSNRDSLRLEEYVPYTGQFCGRAKVHTDFVPSPYDTESLKLKVGDVIDIISKPAMGIWTGVLNGKVGSFKFIYVNILVEESVPEPRIRSHRRSKRPRPKTLQELLERLHLEEHISSLLLNGYQTVDDLRDLKEQHLVELNVTDPEHRHRLLLAAESLQDPEYNNQSNGETDEEPKSPSDQVKAELSDCPRDSGCYIGSDCSDNSKEDAESQPAPLSPPATQA; encoded by the exons ATGCTTCAAAGAAAACCATCCAATGCCTCTGACAAACCAAGGAACAAACCCAAg cgaTCCACCAGTTTTGGGATTTTTGACAGACAGCAGCCCACCCATGTCAAGGCAGAAGAGAAGGTAGAAAGTTTG CCCGTGGAAGCAGCTGAGGTGGATCCCAGTAAATCAGGAGGTCTCGGGAAGAAGATGAAGAACATCTCACTGACCATGCGTAAAAAGATGGGCCGAAAATACACTAAAGCCCTGTCAGAGGAAATG GGTGAGGAGAACGATGCTGCGGCGGCTGAAGTCGTGGACGGCACGCTGGCCAAAGGCTGCAACCACTCCAGTAACTCCATAGAGAGTTTGTTCAGCTTGCACAGTGGCCAGAGTACATCTA GTGGTGTGACCAGTGGCTCCGAGGGTTGTAGTAACAGGGACAGCCTGCGTTTAGAAGAATATGTGCCCTATACGGGACAGTTCTGCGGAAGAGCCAAGGTCCACACCGACTTCGTTCCCAGTCCATATGACACAGAGTCTCTCAAACTCAAG GTGGGAGATGTGATTGATATCATCAGCAAACCTGCAATGGGAATCTGGACTGGGGTGTTGAATGGTAAAGTGGGAAGCTTTAAGTTCATCTACGTCAACATTCTGGTGGAGGAAAGTGTGCCGGAACCGAGGATTCGCTCTCACCGGAGAAGCAAAAGACCTCGACCCAAAACTCTTCAGGAACTTCTGGAAAGACTCCATCTGGAG GAGCACATTTCATCTCTGCTGTTGAACGGGTATCAGACAGTGGACGATCTGCGGGATTTGAAGGAGCAGCACCTCGTGGAGCTCAATGTGACCGACCCAGAACACAGACACCGGCTGCTATTGGCGGCAGAAAGCTTGCAGGACCCTGAAT ATAATAATCAGAGCAATGGAGAGACAGACGAGGAGCCCAAATCTCCCTCTGATCAAGTCAAAGCCGAGCTGAGCGACTGTCCCAGAGACTCAGGCTGTTACATCGGATCTGACTGTTCAGACAACAGTAAAGAGGACGCAGAGAGCCAGCCGGCCCCTCTCAGCCCACCTGCAACCCAAGCATAA
- the LOC132132107 gene encoding glycerophosphodiester phosphodiesterase domain-containing protein 5-like isoform X3, whose amino-acid sequence MILALCHIVLGQQLNLYWIHKIVVLAILLTTIAGVVYIDDFWQDEWDIVIISLQFTGPFLHIVALAVVTALGWIIAGQVVRVERSRRKVVTLVIYVSLLLVLYLVPLFISSPCIIDRSKLSPRPAVIGRRGAPMLAPEHTIMSFGKALQQKVTALEAEVTISLDGVPFLMRDRTLRRTTNVDKLFPARQDHDASFFNWTEIRSLNAGLWFLRDDPYWTVQYMSGKDRNRTANQKVCSLAELLRLAARANRSVIFSLRRPPSQHPRHQLWVSDALKVIQRSSILPEQVMWTPDWYRKKVRAAVPLLQQTSDEKLPVAELKERGISTLTLHYSQARARDIRQFSGSNVSVNVYPVNEPWLYSLMWCSGVQSVSSDAPHILKKVPRPVWIMSADEYGLIWITSDIISVAIVIGIFVFQNYHLIRWKMSGMRSYNPEQIMLSAVARRPSRDVNLMKEKLIFSEINNGVGSTDELSVYRRNGLDMYSLNDIMTPARHATKL is encoded by the exons ATG attcttGCACTTTGTCACATTGTACTGGGACAGCAGCTTAACTTGTACTGGATCCATAAG ATTGTAGTCCTGGCTATTCTGCTCACCACCATAGCAGGAGTGGTGTACATTGATGATTTCTGGCAGGACGAATGGGACATTGTCATCATTTCTCTGCAG TTCACAGGGCCGTTTCTACACATTGTGGCTTTAGCTGTGGTCACAGCATTAGGTTGGATCATCGCTGGTCAGGTGGTCCGTGTGGAAAGATCAA GACGCAAAGTTGTAACGCTGGTGATTTATGTGAGCCTTCTCTTGGTTCTCTATCTGGTTCCCCTCTTCATCTCATCTCCCTGCATCATAGACCGGTCCAAGCTCAGTCCTCGTCCCGCTGTCATTGGCCGTCGTGGAGCTCCAATG CTCGCTCCAGAACACACCATTATGTCCTTCGGTAAAGCACTGCAACAGAAGGTCACTGCCCTGGAAGCAGAGGTTACCATCAG TCTGGATGGAGTGCCTTTTTTGATGAGGGACCGCACACTCCGCAGGACCACCAATGTGGACAAACTGTTTCCGGCCCGCCAGGATCACGATGCCTCGTTCTTTAACTGGACAGAGATTCGCAGTCTCAATGCTGGACTTTGGTTCCTCAGG GATGATCCATACTGGACAGTGCAGTACATGTCTGGAAAAGATCGCAACCGCACAGCCAATCAGAAGGTGTGTAGCCTAGCGGAGCTGCTGCGTCTGGCTGCTAGAGCGAACCGCTCAGTGATTTTCAGCCTGCGGCGGCCTCCATCCCAGCATCCCCGGCATCAGCTCTGGGTCAGTGATGCACTGAAGGTGATTCAGAGATCCAGCATCCTACCAGAACAG gtgatgtGGACGCCTGACTGGTACAGGAAGAAGGTGCGTGCAGCGGTTCCTCTCCTTCAGCAGACGTCAGATGAGAAACTTCCTGTGGCTGAGCTGAAAGAAAGAGGGATCAGTACTCTGACCCTGCACTACAGCCAGGCCAGAGCTCGGGAtatcag GCAGTTCTCTGGCAGTAATGTGAGTGTAAACGTGTATCCGGTGAACGAGCCGTGGCTCTATTCGCTCATGTGGTGCAGCGGGGTTCAGTCCGTCTCTTCTGATGCCCCACACATTCTGAAGAAAGTGCCTAGACCTGTCTGGATCATG AGTGCAGATGAATATGGCCTGATATGGATCACTTCAGATATAATCTCTGTGGCGATTGTCATCGGCATCTTCGTATTTCAGAA CTATCACCTGATCAG GTGGAAGATGAGTGGCATGCGCAGCTACAACCCGGAACAGATCATGCTCAGCGCTGTAGCACGTCGGCCGAGTCGTGACGTCAACCTCATGAAGGAGAAACTGATCTTCTCAG AGATCAACAACGGTGTCGGGAGCACAGATGAGCTCTCCGTGTACAGAAGAAACGGACTGGACATGTACTCCCTCAATGACATCATGACACCCGCCCGTCATGCAACGAAACTTTAA